gctcccaccctcccctgtgACTCCTGGCTCCAGGGACCTCTGCAGGAGCCGGATGAGGCTCTAGCCGCCAGGAGAGAACTCTTCCCTGGAAGCAGTTCTGGAAAACTGGGAGAGCCCTCCTCAGAAAGCAGGGCAGGGCAAGAGGAGGACGAAGGAGTATCATACCCAGATTTCCAGCCCCGGGATGTCACCCAAGATCAGGGATTTCCGGATGAGCTGGAGTTCCGCTCTTGCTCAGAAATCCGGAGCGCCTGGCGGGCACTGGAGCAGGGGCAGCTGGCCCGGCCAGGTTTCCCAGAGCCACTGGTGATCCTGGAAGATTCAGATCTAAGTGGAGGCAGCGGAAGCGGGAAGGCAGGAGCCCCAACTTCAGAGAGGTCAGCGTCCCGAGTGCGAGAGTTGGCCCGGCTTTACAGCGAGCGGATCCAGCAGATGCAACGGGCTGAGACCCGGGCATCAGCCAACGCCCCCCGCCGCCGGCCACGGGCTCTGGCCCAGCCGCAGCTGTTGCCCTGCCTGCCCCGTGAGCAGGCTGAGCCAGGTGAGGTCCAGGTATGTGGTTGGCAGACACAGCCCATGTGAGGGCATCTGTCCTAACTCGATCCACCTTTCTTTGCATACAGGGCCCCTGCCTGCCTTTGGACACGTGCTCGTATGTGAGCTGGCCTTCCCGCTGACCTGTGCCCAGGAATCTGTCCCACTAAGCCCTGCTGCCCGGGTTCAAGCTGCCACAGCTGTGACTAAGCAGGGAGGCTGCCTGGACGGCCAGGGTCTAAATGTTTCAAGTTTGCCTGAGCAAGACCATCTGGGCATCCAGGTTCCAGCTGCTACCCCTCTGCCTGAGCAAGGAGGCCTCTGGAATATCCGGATTCCAAACACCACACCTTTGCCCAAGCAGGAAGGCCCCCTCAACAGCCAGCTGCCAGCTATTACAACTTTGCCGGATCAAGAAGGCCACCCGGAAATCCAAGTTCCAGCTGCCACTCCTTTGCCCGAGCATAGAGGCCATGTGGATATACCAGTTCCATCTACCACCTCTTTTCCTGAGCAAGGATGCCACGTGGACATCCAAGTTCCAATCACCCCAGCTTTGCCTAAGCAGGGAAGTTGCTCTGATGTCATGGTTTTAGCCGCCACTCCTACGTCCAAGCGAGAAGGCCACCTGGACAGCCAGAGCCCAACCAACACCCCGTTAACTAAGCAAGGAGATTCTAGGGATGTTCAGTTCCCAGCCACTGCCTGTGGCCAAGCCGTCGATCCTTTGCTTATACACAGAAGCAGCCTAGACCCTCAGATCCCAGCTGACACCCCACTGCCCTTGCAACATGACCTCCCCGACATTCAAGTTCCGGGTACCTCACTTTTGCCTGCACATGGAGGCCACCTAGACCATCAGACCCCAGCCAACACTCTGCCGTCCTTGCCCCAGGACCTCCCACACTTTCAGGTTCCAGCTGCCACACCTTTCCCGCAGCCACAAGGCCTCACGGACACCCAGGTCCAAGCCCTCCCACCTTTGCCCCAGCAGGGAGGCCTCCCAGACGTCCAGGGTCCAGCTGCTGCGCCCCCGCTTGAGGAGCAAAGCCTCACAGACCTCCAGGTTCACAAACTGACACCTTTGTTGGAGCAGAAGAGCCTCACCAACGACCATGTTCCAGCTGCCGCTCCTCTGCTTGAGGAGCAAAGCCTCACAGACCTCCAGGTACACAAACTGACACCTTTGTTGGAGCAGAAGAGCCTCACCAACGACCATGTTCCAGCTGCCCCACCTTTGCCAGAGCGAGGAGGCCCTCGGGACATTCAGGGCCTGTTACCCACCCGAGTCCAGACCACGGTGGTTTTGTCTAAACAAGGAGGCCACGTGGTCTCTCATGTTGCCAGGTCAGAGTCTTCAGACTTGAGCCCATCCCACAGTCCCCCACTCGCAACCCGGCAGCTCCTGGGCTCCAACGCAGCTGCCCTCTCAAGATACCTGGCAGCCTCATACATCAGCCAGAGCCTGGCGCGGCGGCAAGGGCCTGGAGGAGAGGCTCCCCCAGCCGCCCGGGGCCCTTGGTCCTCCTCTGCCCCCACGTCACGGGCACCTTCACCGCCACCCCAGCCTCAACCCCCAGCGCCCCCAGCCAGGAGGCTCAGCTATGCCACCACGGTCAACATCCATGTCGGGGGTGGCGGGCGGCTACAGCCGGCCAAGGCCCAGGTCAGGTTGAACCACCCTGCTCTCTTGGCAACCCCCCAGGAATCGGTGGGCCTTCGCAGAGCCCAGGGGGCTCCCGATGCCCCTTTCCACATGTGAGCCAGGATGTCGGGCTTCTTGAAAAGCAGAGACTTCAACCAGATGCCACAGACCCTCAGAATTCACCCAGAAGTCCAGACGCTGAACACAGGTCTAAAAATTGCCACAGCTTTCCAACACCTGGAGTCTTCGGCGAATGGTCCTTATTACTTAACCTGGATTAACCcaacagggatggggaaggggatgtcattaatattttgttaattaatATTATGAAATTATGTATCTTTTCCCATTCTGGGGGCCATGGGGGATGACAGAAGACAACAATGAATGGGAAGGTCTGATACAGCACGAATTAGTCGTTCTGAAAATTCGGGGAATCTCAAACTCCTTTGAGAATTACTGAAGACTGGACCCATTACAGTTTGGTGTATGATTTTAGAGGGTTTATGAACTGCTTGATGCCTATCCAGGAAGGCCAAGTTAAGAAGCTTTTTCCCAAGCAGATCCCTCAAAATTCATTCCCTTAGCAGTTTATCCAGTTGATGTGT
This region of Balaenoptera acutorostrata chromosome 19, mBalAcu1.1, whole genome shotgun sequence genomic DNA includes:
- the PLEKHG2 gene encoding pleckstrin homology domain-containing family G member 2 isoform X2 produces the protein MPEGARGLGLSKPSPSLGRRGEVCDCAAVCETRTAPATPAMASPRGSGSSTSLSTVGSEGDPAPGPTPACLASRPEPLPGPPIRLHLSPMGSPASAKPSRLERVAREIVETERAYVRDLRSIVEDYLGPLLDGGVLGLSAEQVGTLFANIEDIYEFSSELLEDLEGSSSARGIAECFVQRSEDFDIYTLYCMNYPSALALLRELSVSPPAALWLQERQTQLHHSLPLQSFLLKPVQRILKYHLLLQELGKHWVEGPDAAGREMVEEAIVSMTAVAWYINDMKRKQEHAARLQEVQRRLGGWTGPELSAFGELVLEGAFRGGGGGGPRLRGGERLLFLFSRMLLVAKRRGPEYTYKGHIFCCNLSVSESPRDPLGFKVSDLTIPKHRHLLQAKNQEEKRLWIHCLQRLFFENHPASIPAKAKQVLLENSLHCAPKSKSIPEPLTPPLGSPRPRDARSFTPGRRNTAPSPGPATTRRGRRQSEPLKDPYVMFPQNAKPRLKHTGSEGELYPPLEPLPPVPASEPPEDLEDTGPPTLDPSGTSITEEILELLNQRGLRDPGCPLQPPPHDIAKFPGDSQVPGDSDTLTFQALPSRDSSEEEEEEELDMDERGPSPLHVLEGLESSSAAEMPDIPSLSKNPDVPNLPEIPSLSEIPQMPRLPSLSDVSSVFEMPCLPAIPSVPDIPSLSNAPTLPCDSWLQGPLQEPDEALAARRELFPGSSSGKLGEPSSESRAGQEEDEGVSYPDFQPRDVTQDQGFPDELEFRSCSEIRSAWRALEQGQLARPGFPEPLVILEDSDLSGGSGSGKAGAPTSERSASRVRELARLYSERIQQMQRAETRASANAPRRRPRALAQPQLLPCLPREQAEPGPLPAFGHVLVCELAFPLTCAQESVPLSPAARVQAATAVTKQGGCLDGQGLNVSSLPEQDHLGIQVPAATPLPEQGGLWNIRIPNTTPLPKQEGPLNSQLPAITTLPDQEGHPEIQVPAATPLPEHRGHVDIPVPSTTSFPEQGCHVDIQVPITPALPKQGSCSDVMVLAATPTSKREGHLDSQSPTNTPLTKQGDSRDVQFPATACGQAVDPLLIHRSSLDPQIPADTPLPLQHDLPDIQVPGTSLLPAHGGHLDHQTPANTLPSLPQDLPHFQVPAATPFPQPQGLTDTQVQALPPLPQQGGLPDVQGPAAAPPLEEQSLTDLQVHKLTPLLEQKSLTNDHVPAAAPLLEEQSLTDLQVHKLTPLLEQKSLTNDHVPAAPPLPERGGPRDIQGLLPTRVQTTVVLSKQGGHVVSHVARSESSDLSPSHSPPLATRQLLGSNAAALSRYLAASYISQSLARRQGPGGEAPPAARGPWSSSAPTSRAPSPPPQPQPPAPPARRLSYATTVNIHVGGGGRLQPAKAQVRLNHPALLATPQESVGLRRAQGAPDAPFHM
- the PLEKHG2 gene encoding pleckstrin homology domain-containing family G member 2 isoform X1, which gives rise to MPEGARGLGLSKPSPSLGRRGEVCDCAAVCETRTAAPATPAMASPRGSGSSTSLSTVGSEGDPAPGPTPACLASRPEPLPGPPIRLHLSPMGSPASAKPSRLERVAREIVETERAYVRDLRSIVEDYLGPLLDGGVLGLSAEQVGTLFANIEDIYEFSSELLEDLEGSSSARGIAECFVQRSEDFDIYTLYCMNYPSALALLRELSVSPPAALWLQERQTQLHHSLPLQSFLLKPVQRILKYHLLLQELGKHWVEGPDAAGREMVEEAIVSMTAVAWYINDMKRKQEHAARLQEVQRRLGGWTGPELSAFGELVLEGAFRGGGGGGPRLRGGERLLFLFSRMLLVAKRRGPEYTYKGHIFCCNLSVSESPRDPLGFKVSDLTIPKHRHLLQAKNQEEKRLWIHCLQRLFFENHPASIPAKAKQVLLENSLHCAPKSKSIPEPLTPPLGSPRPRDARSFTPGRRNTAPSPGPATTRRGRRQSEPLKDPYVMFPQNAKPRLKHTGSEGELYPPLEPLPPVPASEPPEDLEDTGPPTLDPSGTSITEEILELLNQRGLRDPGCPLQPPPHDIAKFPGDSQVPGDSDTLTFQALPSRDSSEEEEEEELDMDERGPSPLHVLEGLESSSAAEMPDIPSLSKNPDVPNLPEIPSLSEIPQMPRLPSLSDVSSVFEMPCLPAIPSVPDIPSLSNAPTLPCDSWLQGPLQEPDEALAARRELFPGSSSGKLGEPSSESRAGQEEDEGVSYPDFQPRDVTQDQGFPDELEFRSCSEIRSAWRALEQGQLARPGFPEPLVILEDSDLSGGSGSGKAGAPTSERSASRVRELARLYSERIQQMQRAETRASANAPRRRPRALAQPQLLPCLPREQAEPGPLPAFGHVLVCELAFPLTCAQESVPLSPAARVQAATAVTKQGGCLDGQGLNVSSLPEQDHLGIQVPAATPLPEQGGLWNIRIPNTTPLPKQEGPLNSQLPAITTLPDQEGHPEIQVPAATPLPEHRGHVDIPVPSTTSFPEQGCHVDIQVPITPALPKQGSCSDVMVLAATPTSKREGHLDSQSPTNTPLTKQGDSRDVQFPATACGQAVDPLLIHRSSLDPQIPADTPLPLQHDLPDIQVPGTSLLPAHGGHLDHQTPANTLPSLPQDLPHFQVPAATPFPQPQGLTDTQVQALPPLPQQGGLPDVQGPAAAPPLEEQSLTDLQVHKLTPLLEQKSLTNDHVPAAAPLLEEQSLTDLQVHKLTPLLEQKSLTNDHVPAAPPLPERGGPRDIQGLLPTRVQTTVVLSKQGGHVVSHVARSESSDLSPSHSPPLATRQLLGSNAAALSRYLAASYISQSLARRQGPGGEAPPAARGPWSSSAPTSRAPSPPPQPQPPAPPARRLSYATTVNIHVGGGGRLQPAKAQVRLNHPALLATPQESVGLRRAQGAPDAPFHM